The following are encoded in a window of Sphaerisporangium siamense genomic DNA:
- a CDS encoding class I SAM-dependent methyltransferase, translated as MSFPADLRYAAERAKGFMPANEGLALFETACVYGPLGPICEIGTYCGKSAIYLGAAARETGSVVFTVDHHRGSEEIQPGWAHHDPTLMDPRFGKMDSLPFFRTAIASAGLEEQVIAIVGRSETVARYWRTPLAMLFIDGGHSEDPVTKDYEGWAPHVIPGGALVFHDIYPDPGKGGQAPYHVFQRALATGDYKEIRAEGSLRVLERVLTP; from the coding sequence ATGTCCTTCCCGGCGGACCTGCGCTACGCGGCCGAACGGGCCAAGGGCTTCATGCCCGCGAACGAAGGGCTGGCGCTCTTCGAGACCGCGTGCGTCTACGGCCCGCTGGGGCCGATCTGCGAGATCGGCACGTATTGCGGCAAGTCGGCGATCTACCTCGGCGCGGCCGCCCGCGAGACGGGGTCCGTCGTCTTCACCGTCGACCACCACCGGGGCTCCGAGGAGATCCAGCCCGGCTGGGCGCACCACGACCCCACCCTCATGGACCCCCGCTTCGGCAAGATGGACTCCCTGCCCTTCTTCCGCACCGCCATCGCGTCGGCCGGACTGGAGGAGCAGGTCATCGCCATCGTCGGGCGCTCGGAGACCGTCGCGCGCTACTGGCGCACCCCGCTCGCCATGCTCTTCATCGACGGCGGCCACTCCGAGGATCCGGTCACCAAGGACTACGAAGGCTGGGCGCCCCACGTCATCCCCGGCGGCGCCCTGGTCTTCCACGACATCTACCCCGACCCCGGCAAGGGCGGCCAGGCCCCGTACCACGTCTTCCAGCGCGCCCTCGCCACCGGCGACTACAAGGAGATCCGCGCCGAAGGCTCCCTGCGCGTCCTGGAACGCGTCCTCACCCCCTGA
- a CDS encoding ferredoxin: MKIKVDYDVCEANAVCMGLAPDVFEVDEDDNLHVLLPEPPRETLDRVRHAVRSCPKAALSLHDE, translated from the coding sequence ATGAAGATCAAGGTGGACTACGACGTCTGCGAGGCCAATGCCGTCTGCATGGGCCTGGCCCCCGACGTCTTCGAGGTGGACGAGGACGACAACCTGCACGTCCTGCTGCCCGAACCGCCCCGGGAGACACTCGACCGCGTGCGCCACGCCGTACGTTCCTGCCCCAAGGCCGCGCTCTCCCTCCACGATGAGTGA
- a CDS encoding MBL fold metallo-hydrolase, translating into MRDHVTEPERRERPKRRVTPANPAQMEAWHGGAMPAVEQVRPGLWSIPVPIPINPLRYVLVYALELPDGVAIVDAGWNTDEAYAALSDGLGAAGYAMGDVRAVLVTHIHPDHYGLAGRVRENSGAWIGLHPADARLLRERYDEPEIETLVARQRAMLARSGVPPLTADELSGASMAIRDHVSMARPDRLIEDGAALDLPGWDLRAVWTPGHSPGHLCFVSPSRRLLFSGDHVLARITPIVAVHPQSAPNPLADYLDALAAVKRFEVDEVLPAHEYRFLELAERVDDVMAHHERRLAEIEAAVAAADGIACWDVTTRLTWSRPWETIPPFMRRAATNETLAHLVYLEARGRLRCVPGEPDLWYRDA; encoded by the coding sequence ATGCGGGATCACGTTACGGAGCCGGAGCGTCGGGAGCGGCCGAAGCGAAGGGTGACGCCGGCCAACCCGGCGCAGATGGAGGCGTGGCACGGCGGCGCCATGCCCGCCGTCGAGCAGGTGCGCCCGGGCCTGTGGTCCATCCCGGTGCCGATCCCGATCAACCCCCTCAGGTACGTCCTGGTCTACGCCCTGGAGCTGCCGGACGGCGTCGCGATCGTCGACGCGGGCTGGAACACCGACGAGGCGTACGCGGCGCTCTCCGACGGGCTCGGCGCCGCCGGGTACGCGATGGGCGACGTCCGCGCGGTGCTGGTGACGCACATCCACCCCGACCACTACGGGCTCGCCGGGAGGGTGCGGGAGAACTCGGGCGCGTGGATCGGCCTGCACCCGGCCGACGCCCGCCTGCTGCGGGAGCGCTACGACGAGCCGGAGATCGAGACGCTGGTCGCGCGGCAGCGCGCGATGCTGGCGCGCTCGGGCGTGCCGCCGCTGACCGCCGACGAGCTGTCCGGGGCGTCCATGGCGATCCGCGACCACGTCTCGATGGCCAGGCCGGACCGGCTGATCGAGGACGGCGCCGCCCTGGACCTGCCCGGCTGGGACCTGCGGGCCGTCTGGACGCCCGGCCACTCGCCCGGCCACCTGTGCTTCGTGTCGCCGTCGCGCCGCCTGCTCTTCTCCGGTGATCATGTGCTCGCGCGCATCACGCCCATCGTCGCCGTCCACCCCCAGTCGGCCCCCAACCCGCTGGCCGACTACCTGGACGCGCTGGCGGCCGTCAAGCGCTTCGAGGTGGACGAGGTGCTGCCCGCGCACGAGTACCGCTTCCTGGAGCTGGCCGAGCGGGTCGACGACGTGATGGCCCACCATGAGCGGCGGCTGGCGGAGATCGAGGCGGCGGTGGCCGCCGCCGACGGCATCGCCTGCTGGGACGTCACGACCCGGCTGACCTGGTCGCGGCCGTGGGAGACGATTCCGCCGTTCATGCGCAGGGCCGCGACCAACGAGACGCTCGCCCACCTGGTCTACCTGGAGGCGCGGGGGCGGCTGCGGTGCGTGCCCGGTGAGCCGGACCTGTGGTACCGGGACGCATGA
- a CDS encoding NAD(P)H-dependent amine dehydrogenase family protein, whose amino-acid sequence MPAQPPLRVIQWATGALGSYALRSVLTRPEFRLAGVLVYDPDKVGLDAGPLVGLPECGVPCGDDVDAVLALDADCVLHMPLPAAYFGGDYNADLETVCAILSSGKNVITTTGFIYPQVYGPAVVDRLESACRAGGTSVYGTGINPGFMSDFLPLALSGLSARLDHIYVRESSDFHGHPSRQIVMDLIGFGRAPKDYAVAVRPFRNVQRALFSESVQLVAGALGVKLDEVEETDEYELAAEQLEVTAGVVLPGTVCASRWIFSGLVRGRPFMTVECVYKADASQVRRWPEPGFALHIEGRPQMLITIDEVSHGLAGAAAHAVNSIGAVCASPPGIRTVLDLPLATGRGTARLA is encoded by the coding sequence ATGCCCGCACAGCCGCCCCTCCGCGTGATCCAGTGGGCCACCGGGGCTCTCGGCAGCTACGCGCTGCGCAGCGTCCTCACCCGGCCGGAGTTCCGGCTGGCCGGCGTGCTGGTGTACGACCCCGACAAGGTCGGGCTGGACGCCGGGCCGCTCGTGGGCCTGCCCGAGTGCGGGGTGCCGTGCGGCGACGACGTCGACGCCGTCCTCGCCCTCGACGCCGACTGTGTGCTGCACATGCCGCTGCCCGCGGCCTACTTCGGCGGCGACTACAACGCCGACCTGGAGACCGTCTGCGCGATCCTCTCCTCGGGCAAGAACGTCATCACCACCACCGGCTTCATCTACCCGCAGGTCTACGGGCCCGCCGTGGTCGACCGCCTGGAGTCGGCGTGCCGTGCGGGCGGCACCTCGGTGTACGGCACCGGCATCAACCCGGGCTTCATGAGCGACTTCCTGCCCCTGGCGTTGAGCGGCCTGTCGGCGCGCCTGGACCACATCTACGTCCGCGAGTCCTCCGACTTCCACGGGCATCCCTCGCGGCAGATCGTCATGGACCTGATCGGCTTCGGCCGCGCCCCGAAGGACTACGCGGTGGCGGTGCGCCCGTTCCGCAACGTGCAGCGGGCCCTGTTCTCCGAGAGCGTCCAGCTCGTGGCGGGCGCGCTCGGCGTCAAGCTCGACGAGGTCGAGGAGACCGACGAGTACGAGCTGGCGGCCGAGCAGCTCGAGGTGACGGCGGGCGTGGTGCTGCCCGGCACGGTCTGCGCCTCCCGGTGGATCTTCTCCGGCCTGGTCAGGGGCCGGCCGTTCATGACGGTCGAGTGCGTCTACAAGGCCGACGCCTCCCAGGTGCGCCGCTGGCCGGAGCCGGGGTTCGCCCTCCACATCGAGGGCCGCCCGCAGATGCTGATCACGATCGACGAGGTCTCCCACGGCCTCGCCGGGGCGGCGGCGCACGCCGTCAACTCGATCGGAGCCGTCTGCGCGTCGCCGCCCGGCATCCGCACCGTCCTGGACCTCCCGCTCGCCACCGGCCGGGGCACGGCGCGGCTGGCGTGA
- a CDS encoding NADPH-dependent FMN reductase: MSFVTLVGNPREGSRTRTVAEHAAELVAGRLGYSGKREVIDLAGLAPRLLDPQPPAEVREALDLAAAATVLLVASPTYKATYTGLLKVFLDRLKPDALAGVTALPILVMGDPKHSLAVETHLRPLLVELGATVPTPGLALLEADIAAPEEVLGRWADRIAPQMALREDTSA; encoded by the coding sequence ATGAGTTTCGTGACATTAGTGGGCAACCCCCGAGAAGGCTCGCGTACGCGGACGGTCGCCGAGCACGCGGCCGAGCTGGTGGCCGGGCGGCTGGGCTACTCCGGCAAGCGCGAGGTGATCGACCTGGCGGGCCTGGCCCCGCGGCTGCTCGACCCGCAGCCCCCGGCCGAGGTCCGCGAGGCCCTGGACCTGGCCGCCGCCGCCACCGTGCTGCTGGTGGCGAGCCCCACCTACAAGGCCACCTACACCGGGTTGCTGAAGGTCTTCCTCGACCGGCTCAAGCCCGACGCCCTGGCCGGCGTGACCGCGCTGCCGATCCTCGTCATGGGCGACCCCAAGCATTCCCTCGCCGTCGAGACCCATTTGCGGCCGCTGCTGGTCGAGCTGGGCGCCACCGTGCCGACCCCCGGCCTGGCCCTGCTCGAAGCCGACATCGCCGCGCCCGAGGAGGTGCTGGGCCGATGGGCGGACCGCATCGCCCCGCAGATGGCGCTGAGGGAGGACACGAGCGCATGA
- a CDS encoding SDR family oxidoreductase: MSELRFDGKVAVVTGAGHGLGRSHALMLAARGANVVVNDLGGALDGTGASTGPAAEVVELIAKDGGRAVANADDISTPEGADSLVRTALDVFGRVDVVVNNAGILRDKSFGKMTVEEFDAVLAVHARGSFLVSRAAFPHMKEQGYGRIVNTSSPSGLFGNFGQANYATAKMGLVGLTKTLGIEGARAGIKANAIAPMAWTRMTETLFPAEYAHKLAPEKVSPLVVFLAHESCPTSGEVFSVGAGRVARVFVAEGPGWRSDDLSAEAIRDNWDAILTEQPYLQPTTLGEQWGASLNEML; encoded by the coding sequence ATGTCCGAACTACGGTTTGACGGCAAGGTCGCGGTCGTGACGGGCGCCGGGCACGGCCTCGGCCGCTCGCACGCGCTCATGCTCGCCGCGCGCGGCGCGAACGTCGTCGTCAACGACCTCGGCGGGGCGCTCGACGGCACGGGCGCCTCGACCGGCCCGGCCGCCGAGGTGGTGGAGCTGATCGCCAAGGACGGCGGGCGGGCGGTCGCCAACGCCGACGACATCTCCACGCCCGAGGGCGCCGACTCCCTGGTCAGGACCGCGCTGGACGTCTTCGGCCGGGTGGACGTCGTGGTCAACAACGCGGGCATCCTGCGGGACAAGTCCTTCGGCAAGATGACGGTCGAGGAGTTCGACGCCGTGCTGGCCGTGCACGCCCGCGGGTCCTTCCTGGTCAGCCGGGCCGCCTTCCCGCACATGAAGGAGCAGGGGTACGGCCGCATCGTCAACACCTCATCCCCGTCCGGGCTGTTCGGCAACTTCGGCCAGGCCAACTACGCCACCGCCAAGATGGGCCTGGTCGGCCTGACCAAGACCCTCGGCATCGAGGGCGCCCGCGCGGGGATCAAGGCCAACGCGATCGCGCCGATGGCCTGGACGCGCATGACCGAGACGCTGTTCCCCGCCGAGTACGCGCACAAGCTGGCCCCGGAGAAGGTGAGCCCGCTGGTCGTCTTCCTCGCGCACGAGAGCTGCCCGACCTCCGGGGAGGTCTTCAGCGTGGGCGCGGGGCGGGTGGCCCGCGTGTTCGTGGCCGAGGGGCCGGGCTGGCGGTCCGACGACCTCAGCGCCGAGGCGATCCGCGACAACTGGGACGCGATCCTGACCGAGCAGCCGTACCTCCAGCCGACCACGCTGGGGGAGCAGTGGGGCGCGTCGCTCAACGAGATGCTCTGA
- a CDS encoding winged helix-turn-helix domain-containing protein gives MSDPSVYHVSDPRTLKAVAHPLRVRLLGALRLEGPATATELASRFGESSGSTSYHLRQLAKYGFVEEDPEQRDARERRWRSVHRYTAWNELELGGTPEGREAAGFMRDRQFEVFVRDREGFERDRESWGPAWVEAAGMSDDMVRMTPETLRRLYERVSALVRELEAEDAGKPGAERVSVHLAAFPTRGYHG, from the coding sequence ATGAGCGACCCGTCCGTCTACCACGTCAGCGACCCGCGGACCCTGAAGGCGGTGGCCCACCCGCTGCGCGTGCGGCTGCTCGGCGCGCTGCGCCTCGAAGGGCCCGCCACCGCCACGGAACTCGCGTCCCGGTTCGGCGAGAGCTCCGGCTCCACCAGCTACCACCTGCGGCAGCTCGCCAAGTACGGCTTCGTCGAAGAGGACCCCGAGCAGCGCGACGCGCGGGAACGCCGCTGGCGGTCCGTCCACCGGTACACCGCCTGGAACGAGCTGGAGCTCGGCGGCACCCCCGAGGGCCGCGAGGCCGCCGGCTTCATGCGCGACCGCCAGTTCGAGGTGTTCGTCCGCGACCGCGAGGGGTTCGAACGCGACCGCGAGTCCTGGGGACCCGCCTGGGTCGAGGCCGCGGGCATGTCGGACGACATGGTGCGGATGACCCCCGAGACGCTCCGCCGCCTGTACGAGCGGGTGAGCGCGCTGGTCCGCGAACTGGAGGCGGAGGACGCCGGCAAGCCGGGCGCTGAGCGCGTGTCCGTCCACCTGGCCGCCTTCCCCACGAGGGGATACCACGGATGA
- a CDS encoding B3/B4 domain-containing protein, translating to MIEAIWVDEAVTELRPDFRVLVIAAYGLRGGPSDDRSRAWLAEAAADGVPPSHEHIAAWQDAYRAFGAKPQRTRPSVDALVRRMPPPEINLVVDAYNAVSVRHVLPIGGEDLAHYEGTARLVRATGDEPFDAMEKGEVVVDHPEIGEVVWRDDRGVTCRRWNWRQCVRTRITEATTDALFLLERLAPMPLEALRTAGDDLVARLREITPEVRVESRLTGD from the coding sequence ATGATCGAGGCCATCTGGGTGGACGAGGCGGTCACCGAACTGCGCCCGGACTTCCGGGTGCTTGTCATCGCCGCGTACGGCCTGCGCGGCGGCCCCTCCGACGACCGTTCCCGCGCCTGGCTCGCCGAGGCCGCGGCCGACGGCGTCCCGCCGTCCCACGAGCACATCGCCGCCTGGCAGGACGCCTACCGCGCGTTCGGCGCCAAGCCCCAGCGCACCCGCCCGTCGGTGGACGCCCTGGTGCGCCGGATGCCGCCCCCGGAGATCAACCTCGTCGTGGACGCCTACAACGCGGTCAGCGTCCGGCACGTCCTGCCCATCGGCGGGGAGGACCTGGCGCACTACGAGGGCACGGCGCGGCTGGTCCGCGCGACCGGCGACGAGCCGTTCGACGCGATGGAGAAGGGCGAGGTCGTCGTCGACCACCCCGAGATCGGCGAGGTCGTCTGGCGCGACGACCGCGGGGTCACCTGCCGCCGGTGGAACTGGCGCCAGTGCGTGCGCACCCGCATCACCGAGGCCACCACCGACGCCCTGTTCCTGCTGGAGCGGCTCGCGCCCATGCCGCTGGAGGCCCTGCGGACGGCCGGGGACGACCTGGTCGCGCGGCTGCGCGAGATCACGCCCGAGGTGCGCGTCGAGTCACGGCTGACCGGCGACTAG
- a CDS encoding flavin reductase family protein codes for MTETLPDAAVDNQRFREALAVHAAGVVVVTARTGGVPVGLTATSFSSVSLNPPLVSFYVDQSSTTWPSLRQAESFAVNVLASDQAELASRFARRGVDRFAAPTSWRPGPRGVPLLDGVSAYLVCEPHSTAEIGDHVLVVGLVTRTEIGSPGRPLIYHQGRFGRFTPHS; via the coding sequence ATGACCGAGACCCTGCCCGACGCGGCCGTCGACAACCAGCGGTTCCGCGAGGCGCTGGCCGTCCACGCGGCCGGGGTCGTCGTCGTGACCGCCAGGACCGGCGGCGTGCCGGTCGGCCTCACCGCGACCTCGTTCTCCTCCGTCAGCCTCAACCCCCCGCTGGTCTCCTTCTACGTCGACCAGTCCTCCACCACCTGGCCCTCGCTGCGGCAGGCCGAGAGCTTCGCCGTGAACGTCCTGGCCAGCGACCAGGCCGAGCTGGCGTCCCGCTTCGCCCGCAGGGGCGTCGACAGGTTCGCCGCGCCGACGAGCTGGCGGCCGGGGCCGCGCGGGGTGCCCCTGCTCGACGGCGTCTCGGCGTACCTGGTCTGCGAGCCGCACAGCACCGCCGAGATCGGCGACCACGTCCTGGTCGTCGGCCTGGTCACCCGCACCGAGATCGGCTCGCCCGGCCGTCCCCTCATCTACCACCAGGGCAGGTTCGGCCGGTTCACCCCGCACTCCTGA
- a CDS encoding MFS transporter: protein MTGLAATTAPVLSPRSALRRYGLISALTWLPPGLMMASMILLMSSRGLGLAQIGVVMSCYSIVVLVLELPTGGLADVVGRRAVLAAAALFMVAGMGLLAVAGSFWPFVAASALKGVGRALSSGPPQAWYVDTLHAAEGPDADLKPGLARGSAMSSTALCAGTLAGGVLPLLVPWGLAAPMVAASAAAVALFVVVLVAMPEPPHPRPSLRSVLRDVPRTMRAGVRLGVADRGLRRLLSVAFALGVALSSVEMLTPGRLGDLTGDPEAASFLYGLVTAAGFGASALGSWIAPRVVRLLRGPVAAAIAGTALVAGAIGALAASASLPGVAGVAVTIGAYMVMFAAGAVPELVRNEMMHRRVGSSRRATLMSVDSLQLQFGGMSATLGLGLLVSRTGLGVGWAVVAALILLSALLYVRLPQEHPS, encoded by the coding sequence ATGACCGGCCTCGCCGCCACGACGGCCCCCGTGCTGTCTCCCCGCTCCGCCTTACGCAGGTACGGGCTGATCAGCGCGCTGACCTGGCTCCCGCCGGGTCTCATGATGGCCTCGATGATCCTGCTGATGTCGTCGCGCGGCCTCGGGCTGGCGCAGATCGGCGTCGTGATGTCCTGCTACTCGATCGTCGTCCTGGTGCTGGAGCTCCCCACGGGCGGGCTCGCGGACGTCGTGGGACGGCGGGCCGTGCTCGCCGCCGCCGCCCTGTTCATGGTGGCGGGCATGGGCCTGCTGGCCGTCGCGGGCTCGTTCTGGCCTTTCGTGGCGGCCTCGGCCCTCAAGGGCGTCGGCCGCGCGCTGTCCAGCGGGCCTCCCCAGGCGTGGTACGTGGACACCCTGCACGCGGCCGAGGGGCCGGACGCCGACCTCAAGCCGGGACTGGCCAGGGGCAGCGCGATGAGCAGCACGGCCCTGTGCGCCGGCACCCTGGCCGGCGGGGTCCTGCCGCTGCTGGTGCCCTGGGGGCTCGCGGCACCGATGGTCGCGGCGTCGGCGGCGGCGGTCGCGCTCTTCGTGGTCGTGCTGGTCGCGATGCCCGAGCCCCCTCACCCACGCCCCTCGCTGCGGTCGGTGCTGCGGGACGTGCCGCGCACGATGCGGGCGGGGGTGCGCCTCGGCGTGGCCGATCGCGGGCTGCGGCGGCTGCTGTCCGTGGCCTTCGCGCTCGGCGTCGCGCTCAGCTCCGTCGAGATGCTGACCCCCGGCAGGCTCGGCGACCTGACCGGCGACCCGGAGGCGGCGAGCTTCCTCTACGGCCTGGTGACGGCGGCGGGCTTCGGCGCCAGCGCCCTCGGGTCCTGGATCGCCCCCCGGGTGGTGCGGCTGCTCCGAGGCCCGGTGGCCGCGGCGATCGCCGGGACGGCGCTCGTGGCGGGCGCGATCGGCGCGCTGGCGGCCTCGGCCTCACTGCCCGGGGTGGCGGGCGTCGCCGTCACGATCGGGGCGTACATGGTGATGTTCGCCGCGGGCGCGGTGCCCGAGCTGGTGCGCAACGAGATGATGCACCGCCGGGTGGGCTCCTCGCGCCGCGCCACGCTGATGTCGGTCGACTCGCTGCAGCTCCAGTTCGGCGGGATGTCGGCCACGCTCGGCCTCGGCCTGCTGGTCTCCCGGACCGGCCTCGGGGTGGGCTGGGCCGTGGTCGCCGCGCTGATCCTGCTCTCGGCTCTGCTGTACGTCCGGCTGCCTCAGGAGCACCCCTCATAG
- a CDS encoding Zn-dependent alcohol dehydrogenase — protein MRAALLHAAGDDRLDIRDDVTLTPVGPSDVRVKIRATGVCHSDLSVMSGVLPMPLPVIPGHEGAGEVVETGDQVTSVRPGDHVIVNWTPACETCASCVRGRPYLCTTYLVQSFSLARFRFGGDTPAYGMTGCGTWAEEIVVPWQGAIKVDPDVPYEVAALIGCGVTTGVGAVVNTAKVRPGTSVAVIGCGGVGLAVIQGARISGATRILAVDPLTSKHEPAMKAGATDVCTPDRLAEAVTALTGGQGFDYGFEAVGRSASIMSAWQATRRGGDVVVVGAGAMDDLVPLSAFSLLFEGKNLLSSLYGGSDVRRDFPFLVNLWKAGRLDLESMISARIGIADLNDAVAALRGGEVLRQVVLFD, from the coding sequence ATGCGAGCCGCCCTGCTGCACGCCGCCGGCGACGACAGGCTGGACATCCGCGACGACGTGACCCTGACCCCGGTGGGGCCGTCGGACGTCCGCGTGAAGATCAGAGCGACCGGCGTGTGCCATTCGGACCTTTCGGTGATGTCCGGCGTGCTGCCCATGCCGCTGCCGGTGATCCCGGGGCACGAGGGCGCGGGCGAGGTCGTGGAGACCGGCGACCAGGTCACCTCCGTGCGGCCGGGCGACCACGTCATCGTGAACTGGACTCCCGCCTGTGAGACCTGCGCGAGCTGCGTCCGCGGCCGGCCCTACCTGTGCACCACCTACCTCGTCCAGAGCTTCTCGCTGGCCAGGTTCCGTTTCGGCGGGGACACCCCGGCGTACGGCATGACCGGCTGCGGCACGTGGGCGGAGGAGATCGTGGTGCCCTGGCAGGGCGCGATCAAGGTGGACCCTGATGTGCCGTACGAGGTGGCCGCGCTGATCGGCTGCGGCGTCACGACCGGCGTCGGCGCGGTCGTCAACACCGCGAAGGTCAGGCCGGGCACGAGCGTGGCGGTGATCGGCTGCGGCGGCGTGGGCCTGGCGGTGATCCAGGGAGCCCGGATCTCCGGGGCGACGAGGATCCTCGCGGTGGACCCGCTGACCTCCAAGCACGAGCCGGCCATGAAGGCCGGCGCGACCGACGTCTGCACCCCCGACCGGCTCGCCGAGGCGGTGACCGCGCTGACCGGCGGCCAGGGGTTCGACTACGGCTTCGAGGCCGTGGGCAGGTCGGCCTCGATCATGTCCGCCTGGCAGGCGACCCGGCGCGGCGGCGACGTCGTCGTGGTCGGCGCCGGGGCCATGGACGACCTGGTGCCGCTGTCGGCGTTCAGCCTGCTGTTCGAGGGCAAGAACCTGCTCAGCTCGCTGTACGGCGGCAGCGACGTCCGGCGGGACTTCCCGTTCCTGGTGAACCTGTGGAAGGCGGGCAGGCTCGACCTGGAGAGCATGATCAGCGCACGGATCGGCATCGCCGACCTGAACGACGCCGTGGCCGCGCTGCGCGGCGGCGAGGTCCTGCGCCAGGTCGTGCTCTTCGACTGA
- a CDS encoding FAD-dependent monooxygenase, giving the protein MKNTTVLISGASIAGPALAYWLSRYGCAVTVVEKAPALRPGGQAVDFKGTAQLTVLERMGILEEVRRRQTGGTDQTFVDGNGRALAVMPGEFTGGELEIFRGDLSALLYERTAGTCEYVFGDSIASLTDTEDGVRVTFEKGVPRTFDIVAGADGIHSAVRRLAFGPESAYVRHLGYYYALAAVDLPGEPAMYNEPGRMVALGGPKAPAFFVFAAGEIPFDRFDAGRQKRILCDAYQGAGWRVPEIVAAASASDDFYLDSISRTEIDHYAKGRVVLLGDAAYGNTLGGFGSGLAVAGAYVLAGELALAGGDHQAAFRAYEDGFRKYASVARKGNAGGFLAPPTRRRIAMRNRMFKHRLLLRALLKSTDMFATNIDLKDYPRLLRR; this is encoded by the coding sequence ATGAAGAACACCACGGTACTCATCTCCGGCGCGAGCATCGCCGGGCCCGCGCTGGCGTACTGGCTGAGCCGGTACGGGTGCGCGGTCACCGTCGTCGAGAAGGCGCCCGCGCTGCGGCCCGGCGGCCAGGCCGTCGACTTCAAGGGCACCGCCCAGCTCACGGTCCTGGAGCGCATGGGGATTTTGGAGGAGGTGCGGCGGCGGCAGACCGGCGGAACCGACCAGACCTTCGTGGACGGGAACGGCAGGGCGCTGGCCGTCATGCCGGGCGAGTTCACCGGCGGCGAGCTGGAGATCTTCCGCGGCGACCTCTCCGCGCTGCTGTACGAGCGGACCGCGGGAACCTGCGAGTACGTCTTCGGCGACTCGATCGCCTCGCTGACCGACACCGAGGACGGCGTGCGCGTGACGTTCGAGAAGGGCGTGCCGCGCACCTTCGACATCGTCGCCGGGGCCGACGGCATCCACTCGGCCGTCCGCCGCCTGGCGTTCGGGCCGGAGTCCGCGTACGTGCGCCACCTCGGGTACTACTACGCGCTGGCCGCGGTCGACCTACCCGGCGAGCCCGCGATGTACAACGAGCCGGGGCGGATGGTCGCGCTCGGCGGCCCGAAGGCGCCCGCGTTCTTCGTCTTCGCCGCCGGGGAGATCCCGTTCGACCGGTTCGACGCCGGCCGGCAGAAGCGGATCCTGTGCGACGCCTACCAGGGCGCGGGCTGGCGGGTCCCGGAGATCGTCGCCGCCGCGTCCGCCTCGGACGACTTCTACCTCGACTCGATCAGCAGGACCGAGATCGACCACTACGCCAAGGGCCGGGTGGTGCTGCTCGGCGACGCCGCGTACGGCAACACGCTCGGCGGCTTCGGCAGCGGGCTGGCCGTCGCCGGCGCGTACGTACTGGCCGGCGAGCTGGCGCTGGCCGGGGGCGACCACCAGGCGGCGTTCCGCGCCTACGAGGACGGGTTCCGCAAGTACGCCTCGGTGGCGAGGAAGGGCAACGCGGGCGGCTTCCTGGCACCCCCGACCCGGCGCAGGATCGCCATGCGCAACCGGATGTTCAAGCACAGGCTGCTCCTGCGGGCCCTGCTGAAGTCCACGGACATGTTCGCCACGAACATCGACCTCAAGGACTACCCCCGGCTCCTGCGCCGCTAG